The DNA segment CCAAAAGCGCTATAGTATTACATAAATACAACCAAACTTTCATCTCAAAAGAAACAGATCAAATCTTTATCAAACAATTGTCCCCAAATACAATCtccttaagaaaaaaaattacaataacaCCAAGACAATCAACTCTGTTATCACTAATTTGCAATTAGTGATTAGTTGTATTGGTGGACATGATCATTACCTAGCATTAGACatatttatgaaaaataatatatatatattcataccTAGAAGTGCAAAGTTGTTTTTGAATGCTTTTAGTGACCTGAAATAAATATTCTTAAGGGGCAAAAGAGCAGTATGCAACTCTTAAATACATAATGGAATGACTTTAAACATACATTAAGCCCCTGACAAAACCAAATTAGTATACCTCAAACTGAACAAGCTGAAACAGCATATCAGTTTGCCAAGACGTCAATGAGCCTGATCTCTGCACAAAAGAAATACGAAAACTAAGATTAGAAACCAAGATAGGGGAACCTTTTTCATGAGTGTTGTATTATATATACACCAATGCAATTATGAGAAACTAGAAACACACAACTAGTAAACATACTCCATATATAAATTAACCAGATCAGTTTCCATCATGTGCAGCTCTAAAAAAATGTTGCAATCAATTTCATTATATATTCTTAAGATATGAGTTTCCTCGTATACTATATACCTTTCCAACTGGGTTCATTCTAAGAAATTCAAGGGCCTTCTTTGATACATCCATTTTAAGTTTTTGACCAATTCAACATGGATGCCAGTATACTCTGCTACAATGGGTGCTTTGAAAGCATTTTTGATCGTGTTAACTGTGAGCGAGACTTGAAagtagaaaaacaaataaattagaCATTCTATATATTTGAAGACATCATATGCTCAATTATGAAAACAAATAGACGGAAAGGAATCAAAGCCAAAATAGAGTAGGCATTAATAAGAAGAAAGTTGCAAACAACTTACCGTATAAAAAGGAGAGGAAAGCGGAGGGCTATAGAGGAGAAAAGAAGCCAATAATCAACCAAATTTTCAACTAACAAACCTAAATTGAAGTTTATAACTCCGTAGTCATTGCACATCTATGTTTATCTATGCGATTACTTCACATTATTTGTAGGTGCCGAAAGGAAGGGATGGTTATGTGATAAATGTCGCAAAGAGAGAGAATGGCCTCTGTAGGTAAAACTAATACTAAAGAACAATGCAAGAGGTAAGAAAATCAAAATTCCTTTGAAATACACGAAAAAGAAAAGGCATAGCAAAAGAAATAGTAAAGCATACCCAGAGAGAGACCCAAGAAGGAAATCCAGATAAGTTGAAGGAGTTGGAAAGTTAATTAGGATAGGTGGTTCGAAGGAGTTGAGGGAATAAGTTAAAGAGAAGCGGCTGTAATTGCAAAAGAGCAGAGAATGAGAGAGTGGGGGAAGAACAGTTGAGGGGTAATACCGTAATATGTAAAATGTGAAAAGTAAAtcgagaaaaagaaaaacaattcaCAAAATTCTGTGGTAGCGACAAAATGTAAGCTTCTTTATTAAGTATATAGATAGATCTTGAAGAATGGATATAatgtttcatagtaaatatgagaCCTAAACTGACATAATCATTAACTATGATATGATACATAAATGTTGAAACAACTAAAAGGTTGAACCTGTCTGAATTTTTCCACATCATGAAAACAACTTTCTGGTAATGGTATGCATCTTCATGTCCTATTGGAAACTCTACAATCCTCGAATTTTGAGTGAAATCTAAGGGTCTGTGAATTCCACATCACCACAAACTGCAATCTTTGAACCTGAGAAAATTGTTTCCACATTCTTAAGTGTGAAACCGTGAATGATGGGCAAAGGGAAACCTTGTCCGAGGTGAGCATTTGCATATGGTATGAAAACAGTCTGGATGATAGTCCACATCACCGGCTGCAATGGAGGAATGGTAGAAATTGTTATCGATAAACCCGTTTTGCAggaaaaaaaggggaaaataaaaattGCATCACTCGAATAGAACGTTACCTGAATAAGATATAAATGAAGATTGCCAATCTTGCTCCACTTCAATGACATTGAAAAGTCATTTAATTTCACACTGCCACCTAGTTTATTCCCTGAGATTCTAACTTCACCTGACCCGCGAATGTCCTGTATAGCACAAGCCAGATTGACATTAATGCTCCATTGGGGTTGGTTGATTGTATTTCTCAAAGGTATCAATGTGGTCATTCAACTTGGCATTTTTGGTCAAATCAGTCCAAAATATATCACAAGTgtcacttttaattaatttgacCAAAAATACCAAGTTGTGGACTAACTAAATACCCAAAGTTCATTTTGAGGCAAATTGATCCTACAATCCAAGTTGAAGGGCTAAATTGACACTTTATCCTActtaattcatattaatccaAACTGAAAATGGTTACTTCTTAACATTTAACACCTATTTCAGAGGCAGGAAGGGTGAAATCTGGCAGACCTTAAAGCTAGTGTCTCTAGGAAACTTTTATTGAAAATTCAGAAGACCAAGGATGGCATAAGATGATGTTAATAATGGCTTAGCATATCAAAACATTTCAACATATGGCCTAAAATGAATATAATTGAAGAAAATGATCCAGATAGGGAATCCCCAATACAGTATGATATTGgctaacataaaataaaaagaaaagaaaaatgaaatatgaattGAAAAGCCGCTGACCTAGAAGATTAGAGAATGTTTCATTTCCATAAATAAACTTACCAGTGAAATGCATACAACTGGTATCACTTCATCTCCTTTCAGAACATCAATTATCAAGTCCGCATAAACAGTTGCATCAACGGCACTCTCTGAAATCCTTATGATTGGAGGAGAAGATAACGAGATATTTAAATCCATGTCGTCATTTGGATAATTCTTGTACAGATTAGGAATAATAAACCTCCACCGAGCAGTGTTTAAAAGATTCTGATCTGGAACTTCATCCACAATCCATTGCATAAATTTTGCCTGACCAGAGAAAAAGTCTTCTATTTAACATCAATCAATTACAAATGTAAAAGgaattatatttaagatatgTTTTTGACTCAGGAAATTTGAACATAAAGGTTAAGAAACTGCAGTCAAAAGTTGATTGTATTTCCAAGACTTACATTGTAATACAAGGCAGATGCAGAATTGAAAACAGCCTCATCTAATGAGATTCCGAGCATCTTAGATGGATCTGGGCAGAAAACCAAAGGCTGTGAACTCTTTAAGTAATTCATTGAAACCGGAATCTTTCTCCTTCCTGTGAACAGTCCATTGATGTCGAACTCAATGGAAGAATTACTTAATAAAGGATCCTTCACAAA comes from the Euphorbia lathyris chromosome 5, ddEupLath1.1, whole genome shotgun sequence genome and includes:
- the LOC136229055 gene encoding putative BPI/LBP family protein At1g04970 isoform X1, producing MAPTTLFLLLFTSSLFIPSYTQNLQPQTTDQEAFISVLIFQQGIDFLKNLLVTKAISSITPLRLPKIEKVAKIPFLGNVDFVLSNFTIYEIDVLSSFVKPGDSGITILASGTTCNLTTSWQYQFYSWLMPVEIADEGRASVQVEGMQVGLTLGLVNQNGTLKLSLMDYGCHVEDVNIKLDGGASWLYQGIIDALEGHIGAAVEDAITEKLGEGILKLDSFLQSLPKDIPVDDNASLNVTFVKDPLLSNSSIEFDINGLFTGRRKIPVSMNYLKSSQPLVFCPDPSKMLGISLDEAVFNSASALYYNAKFMQWIVDEVPDQNLLNTARWRFIIPNLYKNYPNDDMDLNISLSSPPIIRISESAVDATVYADLIIDVLKGDEVIPVVCISLDIRGSGEVRISGNKLGGSVKLNDFSMSLKWSKIGNLHLYLIQPVMWTIIQTVFIPYANAHLGQGFPLPIIHGFTLKNVETIFSGSKIAVCGDVEFTDP